The Victivallis sp. Marseille-Q1083 genome has a window encoding:
- a CDS encoding Imm53 family immunity protein, whose amino-acid sequence MKNIVASLEYWNNYLYFRGLDNNTISIEAIENPGWWIKINLSNTDFENIRFVPIITNIDPENGGENNSENWLCCYIKDKIFNGCGSINKLSTIIEIFFNWIEEHGYDESKYVKVAIKKPPIPLEGFNIWSFCIKNKYIPIVDKY is encoded by the coding sequence ATGAAAAATATAGTTGCATCATTAGAGTATTGGAATAACTATTTATATTTTCGTGGACTTGATAATAATACTATAAGCATTGAAGCAATAGAAAATCCTGGATGGTGGATAAAAATTAACCTAAGTAATACTGATTTTGAAAATATTCGTTTTGTTCCTATTATTACAAATATAGATCCAGAAAATGGAGGAGAAAACAATTCAGAGAATTGGCTATGTTGTTATATCAAAGATAAAATTTTTAATGGCTGTGGTTCTATTAACAAATTATCCACCATCATTGAAATATTTTTTAATTGGATTGAAGAGCATGGATATGATGAGAGCAAATATGTAAAAGTTGCAATAAAAAAACCTCCTATTCCGCTAGAGGGATTTAATATTTGGAGTTTTTGTATTAAAAATAAATATATCCCTATTGTAGATAAATATTAA
- a CDS encoding RHS repeat domain-containing protein, translating into MYRITYPNDTTETYTYAYGNWNAGSSLGAGTFTAGTGTAVKMTVTYGTTANPNGVANKTGQQVTIFDGIGNVVMKEKYVYTGSGFERFGWTAASYDAWMRPLAIKTSNNELTEYTWNCCLKTSETLPDGTQYTYAYDALKRLISKTKVGIGDQPDLVTSYTYDAQGRVLNTTISGGNLSLSESSTYNYAGQITSTTDQSGVTSTYTYLNGSNVGSNLKGKIGAVILSGNRTQIKETLCDGQLASITGNLQPASYFDYGVTENGEIWIKNVIGVADGSQWKKEYHDMLNRKVKVESSGFNGVMITEQYFYNTKNQLTKIIYTGQPTILFEYDALSNQIQVGQDGDSNATLTTTSSDRILLEDISMIKESNIWYLKTVQSTYGSVNNSTPTIIAQTKTKLSALATNTISDVQTIDINGNITTQTNVIDRTAKRLTINISTTGSTVTAQQIYLNGLLNSQKNFSDLTIVYHYDGLGRTISEVDQRIGTQQTTYYSSGEGRVGKIHTQIDAAGNTTIYDYDAAGNLISLQNPLNQKTYYSYNNMNQITRVWGNSKYPFELKYDSLGQLTQLKTYRTGTNWSNSNWPGNNVSADVTYWTYDSASGLVTAKTDAAGKSTTYTYTPDGKLLTRTWSRLNAGQPLKTTYSYDTFGQLHKIDYSDSTPDITYTYNRLGQPLTVTDAAGTRTLTYNAQFALQKESINGIYTKELNRVYTTSGLKGSYSGLNIGTVNLYTYGYDQYSRLNKVTTAAGVFNYTYLANSDLIASMTRPNNVPTNYTYETARDLLTKVANGAISTFQYANDALGRRTSMNRSGSAFTAADVLSYTYNSYSELTGASSNNNASYSYSYTYDPIGNRKTAGLAGTNWTYTANSLNQYSALNQAGTVQNPTYDADGNMLTRDGWTQTWNAENRLIKAEKGTVKLEFAYDYMGRRIEKKVYNGNTLTSHIRFVYDGYKLIEELNGLSNNAVLRRYVWQPVMLDSPLIVFDAASNKNYFYHTDANKNVTDLTESTGAIVAHYKYSPFGQLVNSSGTYSNTNVFTWSSEYADRETDLIYYNFREYDPKLGRWLSQDSIEEKGDGMINN; encoded by the coding sequence TTGTACCGGATCACCTATCCGAACGACACCACCGAAACCTATACCTATGCCTACGGCAACTGGAATGCCGGCAGTTCCTTGGGCGCCGGAACCTTCACCGCCGGCACCGGAACCGCAGTCAAAATGACGGTGACTTACGGCACCACCGCCAACCCGAACGGCGTCGCCAACAAGACCGGCCAGCAGGTGACGATCTTCGACGGCATCGGCAATGTGGTCATGAAAGAAAAGTATGTGTATACCGGCAGCGGTTTCGAGCGGTTCGGTTGGACCGCCGCCAGCTACGACGCCTGGATGCGTCCGCTGGCAATCAAAACCTCGAACAATGAACTGACCGAGTACACCTGGAACTGCTGTCTGAAAACCTCCGAAACGTTGCCGGACGGCACCCAGTACACTTATGCTTACGATGCGTTAAAACGGCTGATTTCCAAGACCAAAGTGGGTATCGGCGATCAACCGGATCTGGTGACAAGTTATACCTATGACGCTCAAGGGCGTGTATTGAATACAACGATATCGGGGGGCAACTTGAGTTTGAGTGAAAGTTCAACGTATAATTATGCCGGGCAAATAACTTCAACGACCGATCAGTCTGGAGTGACTTCTACCTATACTTATCTCAATGGCAGCAATGTTGGGTCGAATCTTAAAGGGAAAATAGGGGCAGTCATTCTATCGGGAAATAGAACCCAGATCAAGGAAACGTTATGTGACGGACAACTCGCTTCAATTACAGGTAATTTACAACCAGCATCTTATTTTGATTATGGTGTTACGGAGAATGGTGAAATTTGGATTAAAAATGTCATAGGCGTAGCCGATGGATCTCAATGGAAGAAAGAATATCATGATATGCTGAATAGAAAAGTCAAGGTTGAATCGTCTGGTTTCAATGGGGTAATGATCACTGAGCAATATTTTTATAACACAAAAAATCAATTAACTAAAATTATATATACAGGCCAGCCTACCATTTTATTTGAATACGACGCTCTTAGTAATCAAATCCAAGTGGGACAAGATGGCGATAGTAACGCCACCTTGACAACGACCTCATCGGACCGTATTCTCCTTGAAGATATCAGCATGATAAAAGAAAGTAATATTTGGTACCTGAAAACAGTACAATCCACCTATGGAAGTGTAAATAACTCAACACCTACAATTATAGCACAGACCAAAACAAAATTATCTGCTCTAGCCACAAATACAATTTCTGACGTTCAAACAATTGATATCAATGGAAATATTACCACACAAACAAATGTTATTGATCGTACAGCTAAGAGGCTGACAATAAATATCTCTACTACCGGCTCAACTGTAACTGCTCAACAAATCTACCTCAATGGTTTGTTGAATTCACAAAAGAATTTTAGTGATTTAACAATTGTATATCACTATGATGGCTTAGGTAGAACAATTTCTGAGGTTGATCAAAGAATAGGAACACAACAGACCACTTATTATTCTTCTGGAGAAGGAAGAGTCGGAAAAATACATACACAGATTGATGCCGCTGGAAATACGACGATTTATGATTATGATGCTGCCGGCAACTTGATATCACTGCAAAATCCACTGAATCAGAAAACATATTATTCGTATAACAATATGAACCAAATTACTCGGGTTTGGGGTAATTCCAAATATCCCTTTGAGTTGAAGTATGACAGTCTTGGCCAGTTGACGCAACTGAAAACCTATCGTACCGGTACAAATTGGAGCAACTCCAACTGGCCGGGAAACAATGTTTCCGCCGATGTTACGTACTGGACCTATGATTCGGCTTCCGGGTTGGTAACTGCCAAAACCGATGCGGCCGGAAAATCGACTACCTATACTTATACCCCAGATGGGAAACTATTAACCCGTACCTGGTCAAGATTGAATGCCGGACAGCCGTTAAAAACTACTTACAGTTATGATACTTTCGGACAGCTTCACAAGATCGATTATTCGGACTCCACGCCGGATATCACCTATACCTACAATCGTCTCGGGCAACCATTGACCGTTACGGATGCAGCCGGAACTCGGACACTTACTTATAATGCACAATTCGCCTTGCAAAAAGAGTCAATCAATGGTATCTATACGAAAGAGCTGAATCGCGTTTATACCACCAGCGGCTTAAAGGGAAGTTACAGTGGATTGAACATCGGTACGGTCAATCTGTACACCTATGGTTACGACCAGTATAGTCGCTTGAATAAAGTGACTACTGCGGCCGGCGTTTTCAATTATACATATCTTGCCAACAGCGATTTGATCGCTTCAATGACCCGACCGAATAATGTGCCAACCAACTACACTTACGAAACAGCCAGGGATCTGTTGACCAAAGTTGCCAACGGCGCCATCAGTACATTCCAGTATGCCAACGATGCGCTCGGACGCCGTACCAGCATGAACCGCAGCGGCAGCGCCTTCACCGCTGCAGATGTTTTGAGTTACACTTACAACAGCTATTCCGAACTGACCGGCGCCTCGTCGAACAACAATGCTTCCTATAGTTACAGTTATACCTACGACCCAATCGGCAACCGCAAGACTGCCGGCCTGGCTGGCACTAATTGGACCTATACCGCCAACAGTCTCAACCAATATTCAGCATTGAATCAGGCTGGTACAGTTCAAAATCCGACTTATGACGCCGACGGCAACATGCTGACTCGCGACGGCTGGACGCAAACTTGGAACGCCGAGAACCGGCTGATCAAAGCTGAAAAAGGAACGGTAAAATTAGAGTTCGCTTACGATTATATGGGACGACGCATTGAAAAAAAAGTTTATAACGGCAACACTTTGACCAGTCATATCCGCTTCGTTTACGATGGATATAAATTGATCGAAGAGCTTAATGGATTGAGCAACAATGCCGTCCTGCGTCGATATGTCTGGCAACCGGTTATGCTTGATAGTCCGTTGATTGTTTTTGATGCAGCCTCGAATAAGAACTATTTCTATCATACCGATGCCAATAAGAATGTGACTGATCTTACGGAATCTACAGGCGCGATAGTCGCTCATTATAAATACAGTCCATTTGGCCAATTAGTAAATTCTTCTGGTACTTATTCAAATACCAATGTTTTCACCTGGAGTAGCGAATATGCTGACAGAGAAACCGATTTGATTTATTATAACTTCCGGGAATATGACCCGAAACTGGGTCGTTGGTTATCTCAGGATTCCATTGAGGAAAAAGGAGATGGTATGATAAATAACTGA
- a CDS encoding IS110 family transposase: MTSFVGVDLHRNNFTYCIRVNGEERKIGKCEITELKGFAAMLGPNTAMAVEATGNTFMFCSSLKAHVGRLVVVNPSQFKVISMSTKKTDKHDAKVLAEFLEKDMLPEVRVKDDLQAKISSLTQTREKLVQLRTVLKNKVNNLLAANFIVLKREELSTEKGLLKALSYHFDPITDTEMLVVVEQIRSLNKSIEKLDKAIEDHGSKMDGFDNLKSIKGIGSKGAAILLATIGNIADFRSAKQLAAYIGIVPRVSNSNDTVCHGRITKSGSKIARTALVQCALIAKRYSPYLNAFHESVKSRRGGAKANIALARKFLDIVYRTLKNNWMFENFTQFKLVKN; the protein is encoded by the coding sequence ATGACAAGTTTTGTTGGAGTGGATTTGCACCGGAACAATTTTACTTATTGCATCCGGGTAAATGGGGAAGAACGGAAAATCGGCAAGTGTGAGATTACCGAACTGAAGGGCTTTGCCGCAATGCTCGGTCCGAACACGGCGATGGCGGTGGAGGCGACCGGAAATACGTTCATGTTTTGCAGCTCGCTGAAAGCTCATGTCGGGCGACTGGTGGTGGTGAATCCATCACAGTTCAAAGTCATCAGCATGTCCACCAAAAAGACGGACAAACATGACGCAAAAGTGTTGGCGGAGTTCCTGGAAAAGGATATGCTTCCGGAGGTAAGAGTGAAAGACGATTTGCAGGCGAAAATTTCAAGTCTGACGCAGACCAGGGAAAAACTGGTTCAGTTGCGTACCGTATTGAAAAACAAAGTCAACAATCTGTTAGCAGCTAACTTCATCGTGCTGAAACGGGAAGAACTGTCCACGGAGAAAGGGCTTTTGAAAGCATTGAGTTATCACTTCGACCCGATCACCGACACGGAAATGCTGGTGGTTGTCGAACAGATTCGCAGTCTGAACAAAAGCATTGAAAAACTGGATAAGGCGATTGAGGATCACGGCAGCAAGATGGACGGCTTCGACAACCTGAAATCCATCAAGGGAATCGGCTCGAAAGGTGCGGCGATCCTGTTGGCAACCATCGGCAATATCGCTGATTTCCGATCGGCAAAGCAGTTGGCCGCTTATATCGGAATCGTCCCCAGAGTGAGCAATTCAAATGACACGGTTTGCCACGGAAGAATCACGAAGAGCGGCAGCAAGATCGCCAGAACCGCTTTGGTGCAATGCGCTTTGATCGCCAAACGCTACAGCCCGTATCTCAATGCCTTTCATGAATCGGTAAAAAGTCGGCGGGGAGGTGCGAAAGCCAATATCGCCTTGGCTCGCAAATTCCTCGATATCGTGTATAGAACATTAAAAAACAATTGGATGTTTGAGAATTTTACTCAATTCAAGCTCGTAAAAAATTGA
- a CDS encoding HEAT repeat domain-containing protein: MKIANLWVVFNLSIYCIFANIVASLPDNVKHIVGLTDDNSYLPRVQAIHALGKKLPQDQIDVFYKFLFQKLEDQELPDLEFNGLKNELTWALIWQEKVPKDLAKHLDTMFRDKSYDVTWRDYCVQFFGKYYRYVGEADRKILKAGLEEALNEWQNRIAGTAGYMLWQMSDYPGFDKQAIIDKIVEILNQPDCSNASKLPLLQACGEAGDKRALPQARELMKTCKDIMLRASAIAAVGYLGDATDIPYLETLSKQTDPRVQKPAQAALVKLQK; this comes from the coding sequence ATGAAAATAGCAAATCTATGGGTTGTTTTCAATTTATCAATCTATTGTATTTTTGCTAATATTGTTGCTTCATTGCCAGACAATGTCAAACATATCGTCGGGCTGACCGACGATAATTCTTACCTGCCTCGTGTTCAAGCCATACATGCACTGGGAAAAAAACTACCGCAAGACCAGATTGATGTCTTTTACAAATTTCTTTTTCAAAAACTCGAAGATCAGGAGCTACCGGATCTGGAGTTCAATGGCTTGAAAAATGAATTGACCTGGGCCTTGATCTGGCAGGAAAAAGTCCCCAAAGACTTGGCGAAACATCTTGATACCATGTTTCGGGATAAATCCTATGATGTGACCTGGCGGGATTACTGCGTGCAGTTTTTCGGCAAGTATTATCGTTACGTCGGAGAAGCCGACCGCAAAATCCTGAAAGCCGGGCTGGAGGAAGCCTTGAATGAATGGCAGAACCGGATCGCCGGAACCGCCGGCTACATGCTTTGGCAGATGTCCGACTATCCCGGTTTCGACAAGCAAGCAATCATTGACAAGATTGTCGAAATATTGAATCAGCCGGATTGTTCCAATGCTTCAAAGTTACCCTTGCTGCAAGCCTGCGGCGAAGCCGGAGATAAGCGAGCTCTACCGCAAGCCCGCGAGCTGATGAAAACCTGCAAAGATATCATGCTTCGCGCCTCGGCTATCGCCGCAGTCGGCTATCTTGGTGACGCCACTGACATCCCATATCTTGAAACCCTGAGCAAACAAACCGATCCCAGAGTACAAAAACCTGCCCAGGCCGCTTTGGTGAAGCTGCAAAAGTAA